One Sphingomonas sp. SUN039 genomic window carries:
- a CDS encoding alkene reductase: MPTLFDPIQLGAIAAPNRILMAPLTRGRSEAGHVPVTALKADYYSQRATAGLLIAEATGITQEGLGWPSAPGIWSDEQVAAWQPVTAAVHAAGGRIILQLWHMGRLVHPDFLGGAQPVSASDTTAPGDAHTATGKKPYEPARALRLDEIPRVIADYVHAAKNAIRAGFDGVQIHGANGYLIDQFLRDNSNFRTDAYGGPIENRIRLLREVTQAVADAVGTDRTSVRLSPNGETQGADDSDPVALFTAAAAALSEIGIAFLELREQKDFGNFGKTDVPRVSPHIRKVFPGPLILNQEYNLERAEADIASGLADGISFGRPYISNPDLVARLRADAPIAPDNFRTWYSPGAEGYTDYPVLAREDA; this comes from the coding sequence CGGGCCATGTGCCGGTGACCGCGCTCAAGGCCGACTATTACAGCCAGCGTGCGACCGCCGGACTGCTGATTGCGGAGGCCACCGGCATTACACAGGAAGGCCTCGGCTGGCCCTCGGCCCCCGGCATCTGGTCCGACGAACAGGTTGCGGCGTGGCAGCCGGTAACGGCGGCGGTGCACGCGGCGGGCGGGCGAATCATCCTCCAGCTGTGGCACATGGGACGCCTCGTCCACCCCGACTTCCTCGGCGGCGCGCAGCCGGTGTCGGCGTCGGACACGACCGCGCCCGGCGACGCGCATACCGCGACCGGCAAAAAGCCCTACGAACCGGCCCGCGCGCTGCGCCTCGACGAGATTCCGCGCGTCATCGCCGATTATGTCCATGCAGCGAAGAACGCGATCCGCGCGGGTTTCGACGGCGTCCAAATCCACGGCGCGAACGGCTACCTCATCGACCAGTTTCTGCGCGACAACAGCAATTTCCGCACCGACGCCTATGGCGGCCCGATCGAGAACCGCATCCGCCTGCTGCGCGAGGTAACGCAGGCGGTGGCCGATGCGGTGGGTACGGACCGCACCAGTGTGCGCCTGTCGCCCAATGGCGAAACGCAAGGGGCCGACGATTCGGACCCGGTTGCGCTGTTTACTGCCGCCGCGGCGGCGCTGAGCGAGATCGGCATCGCCTTCCTCGAACTGCGCGAGCAAAAGGATTTCGGAAATTTCGGCAAAACCGATGTGCCGCGGGTGTCGCCGCATATCCGCAAGGTGTTCCCGGGACCGCTGATCCTCAATCAGGAATACAACCTCGAGCGCGCCGAGGCCGATATCGCCAGTGGCCTCGCCGATGGCATCAGTTTCGGGCGGCCCTATATCTCGAACCCCGATCTGGTCGCGCGGCTGCGCGCCGACGCGCCGATTGCGCCCGACAATTTTCGCACATGGTATTCGCCGGGGGCGGAGGGCTACACCGACTATCCGGTGCTGGCGCGCGAGGACGCATAA
- a CDS encoding GNAT family N-acetyltransferase produces the protein MSGYPVLETERLILRLPEASDLDGWSAMNADAETMRFIGGTKSRPETWRMLCTMRGAWDIKGFAMFSVIERATGAWVGRLGPWEPEGWPGKEVGWGVAPQFTGKGYAYEAVVATMDYVFDVLGWPDVIHTIDAANTRSIALARRLGSTNLGPTRLPEPFQDAPVDAWGQTAAQWRARRN, from the coding sequence ATGAGCGGCTACCCTGTCCTCGAAACCGAACGCCTGATCCTGCGCCTGCCCGAAGCATCCGACCTCGACGGCTGGAGCGCGATGAATGCCGATGCAGAGACCATGCGCTTCATCGGCGGCACAAAGTCGCGGCCCGAGACCTGGCGGATGCTGTGCACGATGCGCGGGGCCTGGGACATCAAGGGGTTTGCGATGTTCTCGGTGATCGAGCGGGCGACCGGCGCATGGGTCGGGCGGCTGGGGCCGTGGGAACCCGAAGGCTGGCCGGGCAAGGAAGTCGGCTGGGGCGTCGCGCCGCAGTTCACGGGGAAAGGCTATGCATACGAAGCCGTCGTCGCGACCATGGACTATGTGTTCGACGTGCTCGGCTGGCCCGATGTCATCCATACCATCGACGCTGCGAACACCCGCTCGATTGCGCTGGCGCGGCGGCTCGGTTCGACCAACCTCGGGCCGACGCGCCTGCCCGAACCGTTTCAGGACGCGCCGGTCGATGCCTGGGGGCAGACGGCGGCGCAATGGCGGGCGCGCCGGAACTAA
- the ribH gene encoding 6,7-dimethyl-8-ribityllumazine synthase produces MAKFLIVEARFYDHLNDMLVAGARAALEDAGHHADVITVPGALEIPGAISLAAESGRYDGYVAIGVVIRGETYHFEIVAGESARGIMALTMDGIAIGNGILTVENEAQALVRADPKQKDKGGEAAKAALALLDLKGRFG; encoded by the coding sequence ATGGCAAAATTCCTGATCGTCGAGGCGCGCTTCTACGACCATCTGAACGACATGCTCGTCGCGGGCGCCCGTGCCGCGCTGGAGGATGCGGGGCATCACGCCGATGTCATCACCGTGCCCGGCGCGCTTGAAATTCCCGGCGCGATTTCGCTGGCGGCGGAGAGCGGCCGTTATGACGGCTATGTCGCCATCGGCGTTGTCATCCGCGGCGAAACCTATCATTTCGAAATCGTCGCGGGCGAGAGCGCGCGTGGCATCATGGCGCTGACCATGGACGGCATTGCCATCGGCAACGGCATATTGACGGTCGAGAACGAGGCACAGGCGCTGGTGCGTGCCGATCCGAAACAGAAAGACAAGGGCGGCGAGGCGGCCAAGGCGGCGCTGGCATTGCTCGACCTGAAAGGACGCTTCGGATGA
- a CDS encoding DMT family transporter, translated as MSPVTLGLWLAGFSALTTALAHASIKSGQDKLAVQAWVRLVGLTIATPLAIWTGLPPDYLWPWLIAAAATHAVYQAVLSFSYSVSDFSVAYPIARGSAPILTAVMGVLLLGDTLGPWLVGAIAVVSTGIVMLAAGGRVSRHGLLLAVATGMLTTVYSVIDARGMRLSPDLLTFIAWFFVLDAVAMPLLFAVLRRGAAPAAFRADWKPGLSAAIMAPVSFVPALYAFALAPVGAVSAIREASVLVGMLVAGRVLGERVDARRLIGAALITAGIAGIVAASAH; from the coding sequence GTGAGTCCGGTCACGCTCGGCCTGTGGCTGGCAGGGTTCTCGGCGCTGACGACCGCACTTGCCCATGCCTCGATCAAATCGGGGCAGGACAAGCTGGCGGTGCAGGCGTGGGTGCGGTTGGTGGGCCTGACCATTGCGACGCCGCTCGCGATCTGGACCGGTCTGCCGCCGGATTATCTTTGGCCGTGGCTGATCGCGGCGGCGGCAACGCATGCGGTTTATCAGGCGGTGCTCAGCTTCAGCTACAGCGTCAGCGATTTCTCGGTCGCCTATCCCATTGCGCGGGGCAGTGCGCCGATCCTGACCGCGGTCATGGGCGTGTTGCTGCTTGGCGATACCCTCGGCCCCTGGCTGGTCGGCGCGATTGCGGTTGTCAGTACCGGTATCGTCATGCTCGCGGCAGGCGGGCGCGTTTCGCGGCACGGCCTGCTGCTTGCCGTTGCTACGGGCATGTTGACCACCGTCTATTCGGTGATCGACGCGCGGGGCATGCGATTGTCGCCCGACCTGCTGACGTTCATCGCGTGGTTCTTCGTACTCGACGCCGTGGCGATGCCGCTGCTGTTCGCGGTGCTGCGGCGCGGTGCCGCGCCAGCGGCGTTCCGCGCCGACTGGAAACCGGGGCTGTCGGCGGCGATCATGGCCCCGGTCTCGTTCGTCCCCGCCCTCTATGCCTTTGCGCTTGCGCCGGTGGGGGCGGTGTCGGCGATCCGCGAGGCCAGCGTACTGGTCGGCATGCTGGTCGCGGGCCGCGTGCTCGGCGAACGGGTTGACGCGCGCCGCCTGATCGGGGCAGCGCTGATTACCGCCGGGATCGCCGGCATCGTTGCGGCTTCGGCGCATTAG
- the ribB gene encoding 3,4-dihydroxy-2-butanone-4-phosphate synthase, which translates to MSTSTIERIRAEVAERGISRSGLARAAGLHANTLRDLDAPDWNPTADTLGKLERYLSANSDRPALVPIEEIIDEARNGRMFILVDDEDRENEGDLIVPAQMATPDAINFMATHGRGLICLALAKSRVEALGLELMSRSNGTRHETAFTVSIEAREGVTTGISAADRARTIAVAIDSSKGKQDIVTPGHVFPLVARDGGVLVRTGHTEAAVDVSRLAGLNPSGVICEIMKDDGTMARMDDLVSFARLHGLKMGTIRDLIAYRRKHDHLIERRAEITFTSRWGGDWRAITFFNKATGDETLALVKGRIDPNTPTLVRMHTMSMFVDVFGEENERTGLLPGAMQAIAEEGCGVLVLINRRTPDSTSRFMQLRAAGKGAGAPEVEELRDYGGGAQILTELGVHDMILLTNTHHTLVGLEGYGLSIVGERPIPGTGGE; encoded by the coding sequence ATGAGCACATCGACCATCGAGCGCATCCGCGCAGAAGTCGCCGAGCGCGGCATTTCACGTTCGGGGCTGGCTCGCGCCGCCGGACTTCACGCCAACACGTTGCGCGATCTCGATGCGCCCGACTGGAACCCGACGGCGGACACGCTCGGCAAGCTCGAACGCTATCTGTCGGCGAACAGCGACCGTCCCGCGCTCGTCCCCATCGAGGAAATCATCGACGAGGCCCGCAACGGCCGCATGTTCATCCTCGTCGATGACGAAGACCGCGAGAATGAGGGCGACCTGATCGTTCCGGCGCAAATGGCGACGCCCGATGCGATCAATTTCATGGCGACGCACGGCCGCGGCCTGATCTGCCTCGCGCTGGCCAAATCGCGCGTCGAGGCGCTCGGCCTCGAACTGATGAGCCGCAGCAATGGCACCCGCCACGAAACCGCCTTCACAGTGTCGATCGAGGCGCGCGAAGGCGTGACGACCGGGATTAGCGCCGCCGACCGCGCCCGCACCATCGCGGTCGCCATCGATTCGTCGAAGGGGAAGCAGGACATCGTTACCCCCGGCCATGTCTTCCCGCTGGTCGCGCGCGACGGGGGCGTGCTGGTCCGCACCGGCCATACCGAGGCGGCCGTCGATGTGTCGCGACTCGCGGGGCTCAATCCCTCGGGCGTGATCTGCGAGATCATGAAGGACGACGGCACCATGGCGCGGATGGACGACCTCGTGTCGTTCGCGCGCCTGCACGGGCTGAAGATGGGGACGATCCGCGACCTGATCGCCTATCGCCGCAAGCATGATCACCTGATCGAGCGCCGCGCCGAGATTACCTTTACCAGCCGCTGGGGCGGCGACTGGCGCGCGATCACCTTTTTCAACAAGGCGACCGGCGACGAAACGCTGGCGCTGGTCAAGGGCCGCATCGACCCCAACACGCCGACGCTCGTCCGGATGCACACCATGTCGATGTTCGTCGACGTGTTCGGGGAGGAGAACGAGCGGACAGGGCTGCTGCCCGGCGCGATGCAGGCCATTGCCGAGGAAGGCTGCGGCGTGCTGGTGCTTATCAACCGCCGCACCCCCGATTCGACCAGCCGCTTCATGCAGCTGCGTGCGGCCGGCAAGGGCGCGGGCGCACCCGAGGTCGAGGAACTGCGCGATTACGGCGGCGGCGCGCAAATCCTGACCGAACTCGGCGTCCATGACATGATCCTGCTGACCAACACGCATCACACGCTTGTCGGCCTCGAAGGATATGGCCTGTCCATCGTCGGCGAACGGCCGATCCCCGGCACCGGGGGCGAGTGA
- a CDS encoding riboflavin synthase has translation MFTGIVTDIGTVTDSAERGDRRVTVRCALDLDSIAIGASIACSGACLTVVDKGADWFACDVSGESVSKTAVGMWDTGRRLNLERALKIGDELGGHIVTGHVDGVGTVIGVCEEGGSHRVGIRVPAGIAPFIAPKGSITLDGVSLTVNGVRDAEDGTHFAVNIIPHTWNVTTLGDLVAGREVNLEIDVLARYLKRMRDFDTAM, from the coding sequence ATGTTTACCGGCATCGTCACCGACATCGGCACCGTGACCGATAGCGCCGAACGCGGCGACCGGCGCGTTACCGTGCGCTGCGCGCTGGATCTGGACAGCATCGCTATCGGCGCATCGATTGCCTGTTCGGGCGCGTGCCTGACGGTCGTCGACAAGGGCGCGGACTGGTTCGCGTGCGACGTGTCGGGCGAAAGCGTGTCGAAAACGGCGGTGGGCATGTGGGATACGGGCCGTCGGCTCAACCTCGAACGCGCGCTGAAAATCGGCGACGAACTCGGCGGGCATATCGTCACCGGCCATGTCGACGGGGTCGGCACGGTCATCGGCGTGTGCGAGGAGGGCGGCTCGCACCGCGTCGGCATCCGCGTGCCCGCCGGGATTGCCCCGTTCATTGCACCCAAGGGATCGATCACGCTCGACGGCGTCTCGCTGACCGTCAACGGGGTCCGCGATGCAGAGGACGGCACCCATTTCGCGGTCAACATCATTCCGCACACCTGGAACGTCACGACGCTGGGCGATCTGGTCGCGGGTCGGGAGGTCAACCTCGAAATCGATGTGCTGGCCCGCTACCTCAAGCGAATGCGCGATTTCGACACAGCTATGTGA
- the ribD gene encoding bifunctional diaminohydroxyphosphoribosylaminopyrimidine deaminase/5-amino-6-(5-phosphoribosylamino)uracil reductase RibD produces the protein MGAALALGTRGLGRTAPNPCVGCIIVKDGRVVGRGWTQPGGRPHAEAMAVAEAGEAARGATAYVTLEPCAAPGRGPACAEVLIEAGIARVVAAIGDPFPAVDGKGLARLRAEGIDVTVGPGAVEATRSMAGFLTRQRLGRPHVTLKLALSLDGAAAMGDGRSQWITGAAARAHAHVERASADAILVGRGTWEADAPKLDVRLPGLEDRSPLRVVLSTKKEALSPHVITLDEVAGLPADRLLVEGGMATAASFLRDDLVDRLLIYRAPVLIGGGRTLGDIGLGDLSDAHGRWTRIDSRRLGSDTLDVYERVRG, from the coding sequence ATGGGCGCAGCGCTGGCGCTCGGGACGCGGGGTCTGGGCCGGACCGCCCCGAACCCTTGCGTCGGTTGCATCATCGTCAAGGACGGACGCGTCGTCGGGCGCGGCTGGACGCAACCCGGCGGGCGGCCCCATGCCGAGGCGATGGCCGTGGCCGAAGCGGGCGAGGCGGCGCGCGGCGCAACGGCGTATGTCACGCTGGAACCCTGCGCCGCCCCGGGACGTGGTCCGGCCTGTGCCGAGGTGCTGATCGAAGCCGGGATCGCGCGGGTCGTCGCAGCGATCGGCGATCCGTTTCCGGCAGTGGATGGCAAGGGGCTCGCGCGGCTTCGCGCTGAGGGTATCGACGTGACGGTCGGCCCCGGTGCGGTCGAGGCGACGCGCAGCATGGCGGGTTTCCTGACCCGCCAGCGCCTCGGGCGGCCGCATGTAACGCTCAAGCTGGCCCTCTCGCTCGACGGCGCGGCGGCAATGGGCGACGGGCGCAGCCAGTGGATTACCGGGGCGGCGGCGCGCGCGCACGCCCATGTCGAGCGCGCCAGTGCCGATGCGATTCTGGTCGGGCGCGGAACATGGGAGGCGGATGCGCCCAAGCTCGACGTCCGGTTGCCGGGACTCGAAGACAGGTCGCCGCTGCGGGTCGTGTTGTCGACAAAAAAAGAAGCCCTCTCCCCGCACGTCATCACGCTCGATGAAGTAGCCGGCCTTCCCGCCGACCGCCTCCTCGTCGAGGGCGGCATGGCGACCGCTGCCTCGTTCCTGCGCGACGACCTGGTCGACCGGCTGCTGATCTACCGTGCGCCGGTCCTCATCGGTGGCGGGCGCACGCTCGGCGATATCGGCCTCGGCGACCTGTCCGACGCGCACGGGCGCTGGACGCGGATCGACAGCCGCCGCCTTGGCAGCGACACGCTCGACGTTTACGAGCGCGTCAGGGGATAA
- a CDS encoding energy transducer TonB has protein sequence MHAPNTAGPGGYLDKKSRHPGLLAAAVVLHVGLLGTILSYHPELLVKPEDPMVLKKFPPIQQPPPPEPDKKTTKPQTKVDPKPQTEQPKVIVPTEPTGERWPEPPPQPPTDPGHGDGGTVKADPPPLPVLTGAGIDSRFARDLQPPYPPNLERMEVEGSVTVRVQIGPDGRVAAVELVRPDDPGFFASTRDWALKRWRFKPATRDGVAVASWLTKTVQFRIVRDR, from the coding sequence ATGCATGCCCCCAACACTGCCGGACCAGGCGGCTATCTCGACAAGAAGAGCCGTCACCCCGGCCTGCTCGCCGCTGCTGTCGTGCTGCACGTCGGCCTGCTCGGGACGATCCTGAGCTATCATCCCGAACTTCTGGTGAAGCCCGAAGACCCGATGGTCCTCAAGAAATTCCCGCCGATCCAGCAACCGCCGCCGCCCGAACCCGACAAGAAGACGACCAAACCGCAGACAAAGGTCGATCCCAAGCCACAGACCGAACAGCCCAAGGTCATCGTGCCGACCGAACCGACCGGCGAACGCTGGCCCGAACCGCCGCCGCAACCCCCGACCGATCCCGGGCACGGCGATGGCGGCACCGTCAAGGCCGACCCGCCGCCGCTACCGGTCCTGACCGGTGCGGGGATCGACTCGCGTTTCGCCCGCGATCTTCAGCCGCCCTATCCGCCCAATCTCGAGCGGATGGAAGTCGAGGGCAGCGTCACGGTGCGCGTCCAGATCGGTCCCGACGGGCGCGTTGCCGCTGTCGAACTGGTGCGCCCGGACGATCCTGGCTTCTTCGCCTCCACCCGCGACTGGGCGCTCAAACGCTGGCGCTTCAAGCCGGCGACGCGCGACGGCGTGGCAGTGGCGAGCTGGCTGACCAAGACGGTGCAGTTCCGCATCGTCCGCGACAGGTAA
- a CDS encoding glutamate--tRNA ligase: MTITRFAPSPTGRLHIGNIRTALHCWLWARKHGGRFLLRIDDTDAARSTEAFVDAIRTDLDWLGLARDGEERQSARLALYETQFDLLRAAGRVYPCYETPEELDLRRKVLLGRGLPPIYERPAPDTPVPADRAPHWRFRLDHDAAIAWTDLIRGPQHFDPKTMSDPVVRRADGSWLYLLPSVIDDIDMGVTTVVRGEDHVSNTASQLQMFAALGSAPPAFAHEALLVGSEGKLSKRLGSLDCDALRADGIEPLAVVALLARLGTSDPVEPVESVAPLVDGIDFARFGRAPARFDIAELESLNAKMLHQTPYAAVAARLPDGMGEAAWTVIRPNLTRLSDAHDWWRIVTGPLAVAAAPEDADFLSAAARIAAGLDWTADPWRALTTALKEGTGRSGKALFLPLRRALTGLDHGPDMAALLPLIGRSETVQRLSA; encoded by the coding sequence ATGACCATCACCCGCTTCGCCCCTTCGCCGACCGGTCGGCTCCACATCGGCAACATCCGCACCGCACTCCATTGCTGGCTATGGGCGCGCAAGCACGGCGGGCGTTTCCTGCTTCGCATCGACGATACCGATGCGGCGCGCTCGACCGAGGCTTTCGTCGACGCCATCCGTACCGATCTCGACTGGCTCGGCCTGGCCCGCGACGGCGAGGAGCGCCAGTCGGCGCGGCTCGCCCTGTACGAAACGCAGTTCGATCTGCTGCGCGCGGCGGGTCGCGTCTATCCCTGTTACGAAACGCCCGAAGAGCTGGACCTGCGGCGCAAGGTGCTGCTCGGACGCGGCCTACCGCCGATCTATGAGCGCCCCGCGCCCGATACACCCGTGCCGGCCGACCGCGCGCCGCACTGGCGGTTCAGGCTCGATCATGACGCTGCGATCGCGTGGACCGACCTGATCCGGGGACCGCAGCATTTCGATCCCAAGACCATGTCCGATCCGGTCGTGCGCCGCGCCGACGGGTCGTGGCTGTATCTGCTGCCCAGCGTCATCGACGACATCGACATGGGCGTGACGACGGTCGTGCGCGGCGAAGACCATGTGTCGAACACTGCGTCGCAACTCCAGATGTTTGCCGCACTCGGCAGCGCGCCCCCGGCGTTCGCGCATGAGGCGTTGCTCGTCGGCAGCGAGGGCAAGCTGTCCAAACGCCTCGGCAGCCTCGACTGCGATGCGCTGCGTGCCGACGGTATCGAGCCGCTGGCGGTGGTGGCCCTGCTCGCGCGCCTCGGGACCAGCGATCCGGTCGAGCCGGTCGAAAGCGTTGCGCCGCTGGTCGACGGCATCGACTTCGCCCGTTTCGGCCGAGCGCCCGCGCGGTTCGATATTGCCGAACTCGAATCGCTCAACGCCAAGATGCTGCACCAGACGCCCTATGCGGCGGTGGCGGCACGCTTGCCGGACGGCATGGGCGAAGCGGCCTGGACCGTCATCCGGCCGAACCTGACCCGCCTGTCCGATGCGCACGACTGGTGGCGGATCGTGACCGGTCCACTCGCGGTGGCGGCAGCGCCCGAAGACGCGGACTTCCTGAGTGCGGCAGCCCGAATCGCCGCCGGTCTCGACTGGACGGCCGACCCGTGGCGCGCGCTGACGACCGCGCTGAAGGAGGGGACCGGGCGCTCCGGCAAAGCGCTGTTCCTGCCGCTGCGCCGCGCGCTGACCGGCCTCGACCATGGTCCCGATATGGCGGCGTTGTTGCCGCTGATCGGACGTTCCGAAACGGTGCAGCGGCTGTCCGCCTAA
- a CDS encoding type II toxin-antitoxin system VapC family toxin gives MKVVIDASALLATVLPEQNRSLRDTTSAMLAGHDLIAPPVWPVEIVGGLAKAEWMQRISSDICDYSWSILIEVFGAVEIAVPAELSAILATCRQHQLRGADATYLELAVRLGIPLLTGDKALARAARAAAVDLLYDPHA, from the coding sequence TTGAAGGTCGTCATCGATGCGTCAGCGCTACTGGCGACAGTCCTTCCAGAACAGAATCGAAGCCTTCGCGACACGACGTCGGCAATGCTTGCCGGGCACGACCTTATCGCACCGCCGGTCTGGCCAGTCGAGATCGTCGGCGGACTAGCCAAGGCCGAATGGATGCAACGCATTTCATCGGACATTTGTGATTACTCCTGGTCCATATTGATCGAGGTTTTCGGCGCGGTCGAAATTGCCGTTCCAGCTGAGCTGTCGGCGATCTTGGCAACCTGCCGCCAGCATCAGCTGCGTGGCGCAGACGCCACCTATCTTGAGCTTGCCGTTCGTCTAGGCATCCCTCTGCTTACCGGCGACAAGGCGCTCGCGCGCGCTGCAAGGGCAGCTGCTGTCGATCTTTTGTACGATCCCCACGCATGA
- a CDS encoding type II toxin-antitoxin system Phd/YefM family antitoxin, producing the protein MRQVPLATVKDRLSEYAAAAAAGDEIVVTRHGRPYVRLVALADDEAERRRRGAEAARKLAELGDEVLRRHGPTSIEEIVGWINEDRR; encoded by the coding sequence ATGCGCCAGGTTCCCCTCGCCACGGTAAAAGACAGACTGTCTGAGTATGCAGCTGCTGCGGCGGCAGGAGACGAGATTGTCGTAACCCGTCACGGGCGGCCCTATGTCCGGCTGGTTGCGCTGGCCGATGACGAGGCCGAACGACGTCGTCGCGGCGCCGAGGCGGCCCGGAAGCTGGCGGAGTTGGGGGACGAGGTGCTGCGGCGGCATGGCCCTACCTCGATTGAAGAAATCGTCGGCTGGATCAACGAGGACCGCCGTTGA
- a CDS encoding NAD+ synthase has translation MTATLPNRLTIAIAQMSQRVGDLAGNADAMLAARGRTAADLIVFPELQLIGYPPEDLVLKPALAERAAAELARLAAATSDDGPAMLVGSIERVDGKLYNILALCEGGRVTATTRKHELPNYGTFDEKRIFTPGPLPEPVVFKGVKFGLPLCEDIWFPTVCGHLKARGAELLIAPHGSPYEIDKDDLRVAGVAGVRVRETGLPLAFVNRVGGQDEIVFDGASFVLNADGSVAHQLPDWEEALVETVWTRGANGWVCEPGVVAALDPHPADTYHAMLVGLRDYVNINRFPGVVLGLSGGIDSALSAAVAVDALGADRVWCVMMPSRYTADISESDAAACARLLGCRLDTIPIAEAMTAFDSMLSGVFEGRAPDLAEENIQSRIRGLTLMAISNKFGPMLLTTGNKSEMSVGYATIYGDMAGGYSVLKDAYKTTVFALSRWRNANKPRLGLGPDGPVMPDRVITRPPSAELREDQRDDDSLPPYDVLDPILRGLVEEELSVADIVAHGFDRDTVIRIERLLYVAEYKRRQSPPGVKLGSRNFGRDRRYPITNAFRTS, from the coding sequence ATGACGGCCACGCTTCCAAATCGTTTGACCATAGCCATTGCCCAGATGAGCCAGCGCGTCGGCGATCTGGCGGGTAACGCCGATGCGATGCTTGCTGCGCGCGGGCGTACCGCTGCCGACCTGATCGTTTTCCCCGAACTGCAGCTGATCGGCTATCCGCCCGAGGACCTGGTGTTGAAACCCGCGCTGGCCGAACGTGCCGCTGCGGAACTCGCGCGGCTGGCGGCGGCGACGTCCGACGACGGCCCCGCCATGCTGGTCGGCAGTATCGAGCGGGTGGACGGCAAGCTCTACAACATCCTCGCGCTGTGCGAGGGGGGTCGCGTGACCGCGACGACCCGCAAGCACGAGCTGCCGAACTATGGCACATTCGACGAAAAGCGCATTTTTACGCCCGGTCCGCTGCCCGAGCCGGTGGTGTTCAAGGGCGTGAAGTTCGGCCTGCCTTTGTGCGAGGATATCTGGTTCCCCACCGTTTGCGGGCATCTGAAGGCGCGGGGCGCGGAACTGCTGATCGCGCCGCATGGCAGCCCGTACGAGATCGACAAGGACGACCTCCGCGTCGCGGGCGTTGCGGGCGTACGCGTGCGCGAAACGGGGCTGCCGCTCGCGTTCGTCAACCGCGTCGGCGGGCAGGACGAGATCGTGTTCGACGGCGCATCGTTCGTGCTCAACGCCGACGGATCGGTCGCGCACCAGTTGCCCGACTGGGAAGAGGCGCTGGTCGAGACAGTGTGGACGCGTGGCGCGAACGGCTGGGTTTGCGAACCGGGCGTCGTCGCCGCGCTCGATCCGCATCCGGCGGATACCTATCACGCGATGCTGGTCGGCCTGCGCGACTATGTGAACATCAACCGCTTCCCGGGCGTCGTGCTTGGCCTGTCGGGCGGGATCGATTCGGCACTGTCGGCGGCGGTCGCGGTCGATGCGCTGGGGGCCGACCGCGTGTGGTGCGTGATGATGCCCTCGCGCTACACGGCGGACATTTCGGAAAGCGACGCTGCAGCATGCGCGCGGCTGCTCGGGTGCCGGCTCGACACCATCCCGATTGCCGAAGCCATGACGGCATTCGATTCGATGCTGTCGGGCGTGTTCGAAGGGCGCGCGCCCGATCTGGCCGAGGAGAACATCCAGTCGCGCATTCGCGGCCTGACCCTGATGGCGATCAGCAACAAGTTCGGCCCGATGCTGCTGACCACCGGCAACAAGTCCGAGATGTCGGTCGGCTATGCGACGATCTATGGCGATATGGCGGGCGGCTATTCGGTGCTCAAGGATGCTTACAAGACTACGGTCTTCGCACTGTCGCGCTGGCGCAACGCCAACAAACCGCGCCTTGGCCTCGGTCCCGACGGGCCGGTGATGCCCGATCGCGTCATTACCCGGCCCCCGTCCGCCGAATTGCGCGAAGACCAGCGCGACGACGATTCGCTGCCGCCCTATGACGTACTCGATCCCATCCTGCGCGGGCTGGTCGAGGAGGAACTGTCGGTCGCCGACATCGTCGCGCACGGGTTCGACCGCGACACCGTGATCCGCATCGAACGTCTTCTCTACGTGGCCGAATACAAGCGCCGCCAGTCGCCGCCGGGGGTGAAGCTCGGCAGCCGCAATTTCGGCCGTGACCGGCGCTATCCGATCACCAATGCGTTCCGGACGAGCTAG